From a single Leishmania infantum JPCM5 genome chromosome 36 genomic region:
- a CDS encoding putative dihydrolipoamide acetyltransferase precursor yields MLRRRAVSKVATPAALRFLTITPIPMPALSPTMEKGKITEWCKQPGDVIRPGDTFCNVETDKAIVSYDNATEEGFFARVITSAGEETAVGQTVCLIVDEKEGVHSDEVKNWKPEAEEAPAAAAEEAPAAPAAATPVAAAPVAVSGDRVKASPYARKMAAEKNVSLSGIKGTGGGVGRITSKDVAAAVASGTASSAAEVAAPAKTAAAAALAAPAKPAAAKGTPPANPNFIDIPVTTMRSVIAKRLHQSKNLEIPHYYLFDDCRVDNMLALIKQLNAKGNGEYKITVNDYIVKAVARANILVPEVNSSWQGDFIRQYATVDVSVAVATPTGLITPIIRNAQAKGLVEISKETKALAKKARDGTLQPSEFQGGTCSVSNLGATGIPGFTAIINPPQAMILAVGSAKPRAEIVKSEETGEFEMTGRVENVVNFSASFDHRIVDGALGAKWFQHFHDAMENPLSLLL; encoded by the coding sequence atgctccgccgccgtgccgtctCGAAGGTGGCCACGCCAGCTGCCCTTCGCTTCCTCACCATCACCCCGATTCCCATGCCCGCGCTCTCCCCCACTATGGAGAAGGGCAAGATCACGGAGTGGTGCAAGCAGCCGGGTGACGTCATTCGCCCCGGCGACACCTTCTGCAACGTCGAGACCGATAAGGCTATCGTGTCGTACGATAATGCAACTGAAGAGGGCTTCTTCGCCCGCGTCATCACCTCTGCTGGCGAGGAGACGGCCGTGGGTCAGACAGTGTGCCTCATCGTCGACGAGAAGGAGGGTGTCCACTCCGACGAGGTCAAGAACTGGAAGCCtgaggccgaggaggcgccagctgcggctgccgaggaggctcctgctgcccctgccgctgcaACCCCTGTGGCTGCCGCCCCTGTGGCGGTGTCTGGTGACCGCGTGAAGGCATCGCCGTACGCTCGCAAGATGGCTGCGGAGAAGAACGTGTCATTGAGCGGCATCAAGGGcaccggtggtggtgtgggtCGCATCACGTCCAAGgacgtggcggctgccgtggcaaGCGGCACTGCCAGCTCGGCTGCAGAGGTGGCTGCACCTGCCaagactgctgctgctgcggcactggCTGCCCCCGCGAAGCCCGCGGCAGCCAAGGGAACGCCTCCAGCGAACCCCAACTTCATCGACATTCCGGTGACGACGATGCGATCTGTCATCGCGAAGCGCCTGCACCAGTCCAAGAACCTGGAAATTCCGCACTACTACCTCTTCGACGACTGCCGCGTCGACAACATGCTGGCCCTCATCAAGCAGCTGAACGCGAAAGGTAATGGCGAGTACAAGATCACCGTGAACGACTACATCGTCAAGGCTGTTGCGCGCGCCAACATTCTGGTGCCGGAGGTGAACTCCTCCTGGCAGGGCGACTTCATCCGCCAGTACGCCACCGTTGACGTCTCGGTGGCTGTGGCCACGCCGACTGGCCTCATTACCCCGATCATCCGCAACGCGCAGGCGAAGGGTCTCGTAGAAATATCGAAAGAGACAAAGGCTCTagcgaagaaggcgcgcgACGGTACGCTGCAGCCCAGTGAGTTCCAGGGTGGCACGTGCTCCGTGTCGAACCTCGGTGCCACGGGCATCCCCGGCTTCACAGCCATCATCAATCCCCCGCAGGCGATGATTCTCGCCGTCGGCTCCGCCAAGCCGCGCGCTGAGATTGTAAAGAGCGAGGAGACGGGCGAGTTCGAGATGACCGGCAGGGTAGAGAACGTCGTGAACTTTTCGGCGTCCTTTGACCACCGCATCGTCGATGGCGCGCTCGGCGCCAAGTGGTTCCAGCACTTCCATGACGCCATGGAGAACCCGCTGTCACTTCTGCTGTAG